From the Lathyrus oleraceus cultivar Zhongwan6 chromosome 3, CAAS_Psat_ZW6_1.0, whole genome shotgun sequence genome, the window tcCATACGTTCTtttatgagtttgtaacctcGCCTCTTTtaccttctccgcgcctccaaacgatttctccagaatttcccatgcttaTTTTGCcgactctgcatcactaaccttttcaaagttatctgcatcaacacattgatggattataaagagagctttataatctttcttcttcaattctttatgtgcagccttttcttgatccgtcgcggcttctgcaagcgttgttactccttccttcacaagatcccaaagatcttgataacagaacacaatATTTATCTGCctgcaccaattctcataattgttgttcttgagaatcagaagatttgctgaAAAATGCCCGTTCGaatgattcgttgccatggtgattttcttcccacgaatcgattaaacggaactcttgataccagatgttggaaatcccccacAATCTATagagaatttcaatcaatcttgatgaacaagattgttattatccacacaatagcaatgaaaagataagaacaatggagaaagaaagagtgtaaagaacgatgaaggagaagaagaattaaaattctgcagagtttctctctgtccacaaattgtggaaaacttcttattcactttgcaactgcaaaatactgtgaatacaatgtcATGAATACTCTActcacttcattacaaaaataaggattactccctctatttatagatttagattaacttggacctcaagccaaaacccaaaactataaaagcccaaaataactaacactactaaaataggcctaagtcgaaatcctgtgtgaaacaacatgcttcgacacttcgacaaactaacacaacttaacacactaggtggttcgacactcTCTTACTCTGTCGAGCAACCCGCTTCGACACAAAGAATTACAATCAACACTAAAACATCATAAGATTAATTAGATCGAGGAAGAACCACAAATTAATCATCCCCACATTCTTATCTCCGACAATTAGATTATCATCTTAAATATTCTAAGACTAATTTACATGCATGTTTATTGTTTATTAGCTTCTACAATAAACTATGATTATAATTTTAATTGTGATATTGAGCATGtttgaataaattaattattaaacTAATTTGAACAAAAATAAGACTACGcttaaaaatatttataaaatatataCTTTACTTTCTACAAAATAATGTTAAATAATATATAGTATAAAAAATCAATtcaatataaaataattttacacGGACAATTAATCATATTTTACTAAATTATgcttaaattttaaaattattttgatgACGTAATAGACTGTTTGATTTTTTATTAAACGATAATATAAAATTATATTATCAATTGAAATTGAACGTTGAATATTCAAATCACACAATTTAAGATTTGAGTTTAAATATAAAATTTCTACAATCTATAGATTTAAATTATTAGATTATACATAAATTTTATTATAAATTCAAAATTTAGAATTTTCACAACTAATACTTATCTCTTACCTATTTGTAACATGTACTTTTCTTTCTGATTTTCTGTAATGGGCTGGAGTACAATTTtgtttattaaaaaaatttaGTTTCTTTACCATAATCTAAATTTATTTATTACAATTAAATATGTTTataaaaataaagagaaaaataATACAAATATAAGACCAATAGATTCATTCTATATTACTTTATTTACCTACCATCTAAATCCTCTTAATGCATGTATTTAAATACACAAGAACTTTCACATTTTAAATCATCTCTCAAAACCTCATCACCCAAATACACAGCATCTCATTTTCCCCTTCCACCATGAGCAGCACTAATCAAGATTCACACAAGGGGAAGGAGAAAGTGGATGAAGAATCCGTAACCCACTCGCAAACTATGGAGAATCAGAACAAGCGAAAGGCGATCGTGCTGGAACCTGATACCAATGCTGAAACAAAGAATCCAAAGAGTCCTAGAAAAGATGCTGGTGTAGATGAATCAACAAGTTCATCCAAGGAGTTTTATCCGTTCCTTCTTTTCGGATTCATTATTGATCCAACAAAGGGATGTCAAAAAGCCTTTTCCTGCGTCTTTTGTCGCAGGAAATTTGTTTCTCCACAGGCATTAAGTGGAAACAAAAACTGTCAGCAATGTGAGGAGTCACTAAGAAGAGTTGTCGAAGCTTTGCACAAACCTCGCGACAAGGTCTCTCATGGCGTACAAGGAATACATCTAAGCAAGATTGTTCCATACTCGGGTGGATGCGGATATATGTATGGTGGAACTGATGCTGGGGAATCGCAGGGTCCTCCATTACAGGATAATCCACGGAACGATCAAAACATTGTGAATCAACAAGCTATTAGGGCTGAGATTGACTTGAACAATGATTTGGTTTCAGAGGAAGCATCCAAgaacattgatttgaacatcgTGCCTTGATTTATTATGCTTTTCTTTATGAATAAATAATTTTTTGTAGCATTAAGCATCATGGATCTTAATGTAGTCATTGTCTTCAATtaaaataagatttttttttcattattttggaaaaaaaacTCTATCATTTTCGTGtgtaaaaaaattattttataatgCTATGTTTGTTCCGATATAACATATAAGTAAAAGTGTTTTTACAATGATACACAAATCTTCAAACCAGGTAGAAACAAATAGGAATAAATTTGCAAAAGAGTACAATGGCTCAGACACATATTGTTTATTTGTTCGTGGTATGAACCGCGAAATGATAAAACACGAactaaaagaaaaaataaaagcTGGCAAATATGAATATTTAATATCAAGAATTATTTAGTCAAATAGAAACTAATTTTTAGAATATATTTAGAGCCTTTTTTTTTTGTTACGATTTAAAAATATAGATttatgaattttatttttcataattacttaattaaaagatattttttttgaaaaaattcAAACAAAATAACTTATTAAAATAATTTCtcataaaaaataattttaaatatttGACTATGGCTTTTTACAATGGCTTTTCTTGGAAAACAAAAATTTGATAATTATTCAAATCTGTAACCCATTTGAATACctttttttaaaacaaaattattttaatatatatctttttaaaaaaattatgtaattttttaaatttaaattattatttttgtttttccttattttttttattttttaaaattaattgatgttaatatatattattttaatttatgCTAATTGCATTTAAAATAACTTTTAGCATTATGAAATAATTCTTtacaaaaacaataaaaaaagTACTAATATaaaatctctttttttttttataaaaaaaatcagCAAAATCACATAGGACTTATGATGTTACATGAATTAACAACTTGGAATTTCTGTGCTAGTAATAAGGAGTTGGATGAGGAAGAAATTAGGAAGGTGGAAACTACAGACAACAAAGGAAATTGTGTGAATTGGGAGTTCAATGAATTGTTTTTCTTACTACATAACAGGAGGTGGAAATAGGGTGAAGAGGCGAAGAATATGCAACATTATACAAGAACGTAACACAAACTTTTGTTTCTCCAAGAAACAAAATTACCTGTCTTTGATGACTTGTTAACTACTTATTTCTGGGGTAATAAGTTTGTATAGTGGTCAGCTAACGGGGCTACAGGAGCTGTGGGGGGCTTGGTTATTTTGTGGAAGAAGGATATTTTAACCTTGAATTTTAACATCAAGGGAAAAGGGTTTGTTGGTGTCAATAAAGAGTGGAAGGGTCTGAACTATTTTTTTTGTGCGAATGTGTACTCTCACTATAATTTAGAGGCAAAGAGAATGTTGTGAAGTATTTTGGCTAAGCTAAAAAGGAAGTTAGGGGATGGGAGTTAGATTGTGGGTGGTGATTTCAATTTTATTGTTTGTGAAGAAGAAAGGAAGGGGTGAGGGATATTAGAATGGGTGTGGAGATGCATGAGTTTAGAAGATTCATAGAAGAAATGAACTTGATTGATGTGTCTAACATTGGTGGAGTGTTTACTTGGGTCAATTCTACCGTGAGTAGACTTGACATGTTCCTTCTTTCGGATAACGTTGTCTCTAATTAGAAGGTTGTTGGTAAAAATATGGGGCAAAAGGACATATCTGATTATTTTTCGGTGTGGCTTAAGGATAATAATTTCAACTAGGGCCCAAAACTGTTCAAATTCAATAGTTGTTGGTTGAGTCATAAGGATTTACTTAGTTTCAACGACAACGTTTGGTCTTCTTTTGATGTTTTGGGATGCGGGGATTTAGTTTTAAAGGGAAACTTTTTCTTTTAAAGGGAAGGTTACGATGGTAGAATCGCAAAGTCTTTGGGTGACTTGACTTGCAGGTTGAGAACATATAAGTACCGAGTTGCACCTTCTAAACATCAGTGCAAACCATCACTCAAAaaatcttctcaatctctttaAGCCATGTTTCGGTGCCTTTTGGATCTTATCTTCTCTTGAAGGTCGGCGAGTTGTTTCTCTAAAACTTCCCCAATCCATGGAATTCATCGCCATCCTTATTCTGCTAACCCTGCAGCGTCTGAGCCATCACCCCCAAAGTGTCAACAATAGCTCGGTAATTTCTTCCTCCATCCAAATATTTGCACACTAGCAAACAAAATTTAGAAGAAACAATGTATCGACAATGTTCACACATATGTCACATACTAGGGAACAACTAAAATTATAAAAACATGGACTGATGGACCGaccagactctgataccactatgtaacaccctaaaacccCTGCTCGCAATAATGCGGAATAAGACAATTATAAAAATTTATTTCACATAGGATGTCATGCAATCTTCACAAACAATATGTTATGTAACacttattaaaataaaacatttaGTTCAAACACCCGTCATCACATGCTCGCCTTAACTTGGGATCATCGCCGAGGAATTAATCATTAAAAACAACTACTCGAACAAATGGTTCAAATATAACTCTTATTTAAACTTAAACTCAATTAGAGCAATATGCCTTCAACACCAAAGAAATTCAAAATCTAGGAGTTATAACATTCAATCTCGCAAcaataaatcaaaataaaaagaaaCATAACCTTCGTCCACCAAGTGTTACAAATCAGATAACCGATAGTCTAAATACGCATAAAATTGGAAAAAAAGAATATCCTCAGTGCCATCATTCATCTCTAAAGCAGCTACTCATGTACCTGCTTGTCTGTACCCCAAGAAGAAACACATAACACCATAATAAAACAAAGGGGTGAGAAGAATACATTCAAAATATATATGGTGTAATAGAATGCAAGGATAGCCTAAAGAAAAAACGTTAACTTTCATGCATTTCAATTACATAAATCAATACACCTATGACTTAATAACACCCACAACAATCATTTGTATAACCTTTATGTGATGCAATACAACAATGACTCAATTCATGCATGTGATACCAATTCAACAAAGGTTCATCATATAGACCAGGTCCCAACATCTGAGCCCAGAGTTTCCTCATTTGTGATCCAATCCCCCTAGTTAAAGCTTGGGACAAGTCACTAGTCCCCACATCTGAACTTGTGACTCGCCTATTTTACAATAAGATAACATACGATGTATGACATACAATAATGCAACGACAAGAACACAACAATGTTTATAGCCTCACATTTGAATGTAAACAATCATCAATTTAATGCATCGCCAATAGTTCTCACTTCGAACTACACATCTCAATAATCATCAATAAGTATGCACAACAACTTACATAATTATACTTGCACTTCACAACATATATGCACACGTCGAACAAACATCCACAAAGCAATCAATAACATCAACTCATATCATTAAACACGACCAGAAAACAACCAACAACCACTGGAATCAGAGATAGACCGATAATTCTAGTCAAAAATAGCAACTGTGATTTGTCACTCTTGCTAAGCGATACCTTTGCTCGCTGAGCTAAAAATCGCTCGCTAAGCGAGACTCACAAAAAACAGACCCTCACTCTGTCACGCTCGCTTAAGCGAACACAATAGTTTTCTAAGCGAAGCATATCCTCGTTGAGCAAGATCGCTCAGACCTACAAAAATCTGAAACGCTATGCCATCATTGGAGCCTTATCAAAGCTCTGATTTTTCCccaatcacccaaattgaatagaagacatcatatatatatatatatatatatatatatatatatatatatatatatatatatatatatatatatatatatatatatcataccatgattaacacatcatataCTCACTAATTAAACACCTAATTCATCACTTTATCATGGATTTCAAGATTATTCTCTTAATA encodes:
- the LOC127130574 gene encoding uncharacterized protein LOC127130574, with protein sequence MSSTNQDSHKGKEKVDEESVTHSQTMENQNKRKAIVLEPDTNAETKNPKSPRKDAGVDESTSSSKEFYPFLLFGFIIDPTKGCQKAFSCVFCRRKFVSPQALSGNKNCQQCEESLRRVVEALHKPRDKVSHGVQGIHLSKIVPYSGGCGYMYGGTDAGESQGPPLQDNPRNDQNIVNQQAIRAEIDLNNDLVSEEASKNIDLNIVP